A single region of the Nicotiana sylvestris chromosome 6, ASM39365v2, whole genome shotgun sequence genome encodes:
- the LOC138871346 gene encoding uncharacterized protein, whose product MSLNNRPQGTLPTDTQINPKDQGPKQLMAVSLRNGRDLDVEQERARDNIQAEILIQVPIELDDSIRLIDVTIQPAQEEKNTQQETEKVAEAVEEPVVEIVAEKEKSQEIGKKRPPAPFPQRLAKHQKEEQYKKFFEMLKQIQVNIPLIEALKEMPGYAKIMKDLMFRKFDFQDLATVTLTQTCSAVVTRPVAEKLSDLGSFTIPCTIGNFAFAKALCDLGASINLMPLVIYKRLGIGRAKPTSMLLQLADRTVKRPFGILDDVLIQVGKFVFPADFVILDCKVDEEIPIILGRPFLATWRALIDCETGGLKMRLNDEEIVFNVQKSMRRPSEFANCSLIDAVDVIVQSDDEVLTVKDPLAACLTNLEEVNSENLAEWVLALEGRGSWERNLEFEPLHLEKRETPPAKPSIEEPPKLELKLLPGHLRYEFLGPDSTLPVIISSGLLDVQVQQLLQVLKECKTAIGWTMADIKGISPAYCMHKILLEEGTNLPRNIRGG is encoded by the coding sequence atgtctctgaacaatcgtcctcaGGGGACATTACCTACAGATACCCAAATCAATCCTAAAGATCAGggcccgaagcagctgatggcggtGAGTCTCCGTAATGGCAGGGATCTTGATGTAGAGCAGGAGAGAGCTCGTGACAATATACAGGCTGAGATACTTATTCAGGTacccattgagctagatgattcCATAAGGCTGATAGATGTGACAATCCAGCCTGCTCAGGAAGAAAAGAATACTCAGCAGGAGACCGAGAAAGTTGCTGAAGCAGTTGAAGAGCCGGTAGTAGAGATAGTAGCTGAGAAAGAAAAGTCCCAAGAGATTGGGAAGAAAAGACCTCCTGCTCCATTTCCACAGAGGTTGGCCAAGCATCAAAAGGAGGAGCAGTACAAAAAGTTCTTTGAGATGCTCAAGCAAATTCAGGttaatattccattgattgaagCTTTAAAGGAGATGCCTGGATACGCAAAAATAATGAAAGATTTAATGTTCCGGAAATTTgacttccaagacttggccacagtgaCACTTACTCAGACGTGCAGTGCAGTGGTAACTAGACCTGTTGCTGAAAAGCTCTCTGATCTAGGGAGTTTTactattccatgcactattggaaACTTTGCTTTTGCGAAAGCACTTTGTGATTTAGGGGCCAGcattaatcttatgcccctggtcaTTTACAAAAGGTTGGGCATTGGGAGAGCTAAacccacctctatgttgttgcagctggctgacaggactGTGAAGCGTCCATTTGGGATCCTTGATGATGTACTTATTCAGGTGGGGAAAttcgtgttccctgcagattttgtgatattggattgcaaagtggatgaagaaattcctatCATCTTAGGAAGACCATTCCTGGCCACATGGAGAGCTCTTATTGATTGTGAGACCGGGGGACTTAAGATGAGGCTCAATGACGAAGAGATTgtattcaatgtgcagaaatctatgaggcgaccaagtgagttcgccaattgctctcttattgatgctGTGGATGTAATCGTACAGTCTGATGATGAAGTGTTGACGGTTAAGGATCCCCTAGCTGCATGTTTGACGAATTTGGAAGAAGTGAATAGTGAGAACTTGGCGGAATGGGTGTTGGCACTGGAAGGTAGAGGGTCTTGGGAAAGAAATCTAGAGTTTGAGCCCCTACACTTAGAAAAGAGGGAgactcctccagctaagccatccattgaagaaccacCGAAGCTGGAACTAAAGCTATTGCCAggccacctcaggtatgaatttctgggaCCTGACTCGActctacctgttattatctcatctggtttgttagatgtgcaggtccAACAACTTCTACAGGTATTGAAGGAGTGCAaaactgccattgggtggaccatggcagacatcaaGGGGATCAGCCCCGCTTACTGCATGCATaagattctgctggaagagggcacaaaccttccaaggaacatcagaggaggctga
- the LOC138871347 gene encoding uncharacterized protein → MGDVDNVNGNVRDRALPVPEAALYDWAQPTTDNLATAIVVPAIQAESFQITNNMLHLLQNKGLFSGTLAEDPQQHLKNFLSICKTQRQPNVTPEAIRLLLFPFSVTGVAQVWLNSLPINSIETWDELVKQFHIKFHPPNKTAQQIDEIVSFKQKPMETLHETWSRFKGMLVICPHHGIPDQMLGQRFYMGLSDSMKNIVDASTGGAFLSKTWREGQSLLDKMAQNSGWTTRNAPITPVVHSVPFDPSNSMAENVATLLTQMSILTKKVEESGQKQQVHIVDTTNGGLCTSCISQPIGNPWNAEHDHHHHHPEDMNYMSNYGGQRQGNQNWGQQTQQPYRPLQPQYNVGNMGGMRPPNNMAPYPRSQGYNSQQQGYLPPQQQHGGRQEDGFTRLEAMMQQVIGSNAKINERVDAHDAAI, encoded by the coding sequence atgggtgacgtagacAACGTCAACGGAAACGTCAGAGATAGGGCACTTCCTGTGCCTGAGGCTGCactatatgactgggcacaacccacaactgacaatctggccactgccattgttgtgcccgcgatacaagctgaatcgttccagatcacgaacaacatgctgcacttgcTGCAAAACAAGGGATTATTTTCTGGGACACTAGCcgaagatcctcagcagcacttgaagaacttcctatcgatttgcaaaactcaaaggcaacccaacgtaactccggaagcaatcagactgttattatttccattctcGGTGACAGGAGTTGCTCAGgtctggctaaactcactccccataaactcTATAGAAACTTGGGATGAGCTAGTCAAGCAATTTCACATCAAGTTCCACCCGCCCAACAAGacagctcaacaaattgatgagatcgtgagctttaaacagaaaccaatggagacactgcatgagaCATGGAGCCGGTTTAAAggaatgttggttatatgtccacaccatggtattccagatcaAATGTTGGGACAACGGTTTTACATGGGACTGTCAGATAGCATGAAGAACATTGTAGATGCCTCAACTGGTggggcatttttgagcaaaacttggagagaaggtcagagtctgctTGACAAAATGGCTCAAAATTCGGGGTGGACGacgaggaatgcacctatcactccagtggtacactcagtgccttttgacccatcaaattccatggctgaaaatgtggcgacccttttgacacagatgagcatactcaccaaaaaggtggaggaaTCGGGGCAGAAACAGCAAGTGCACATTGTAGATACcaccaatgggggcttgtgcacatcttgcattagtcagccaattggtaatcCGTGGAATGCTGAACatgatcatcatcatcatcaccctGAGGACATGAACTATATGTCAAactatggaggccagagacagggcAATCAGAACTGGGGTCAGCAAACTCAGCAGCCATACAGACCACTTCAGCCACAGTACAACGttggaaacatgggaggtatgagaccccccaacaatatggcaccttatcCAAGATCACAGGGCTACAACAGTCAACAGCAAGGGTATCTCCCACCTCAGCAAcagcatggtggaaggcaagaagatgggttcacaagacTTGAAGCAATGATGCAGCAAGTGATTGGGTCcaatgcaaaaataaatgaaagagtagatgcacatgacgcAGCAATCTAA